A window of Caretta caretta isolate rCarCar2 chromosome 11, rCarCar1.hap1, whole genome shotgun sequence contains these coding sequences:
- the NIF3L1 gene encoding NIF3-like protein 1 — protein sequence MLLSCVHLIRRPLQCIQPLLVLPSRSFMDLKALVSSLNDFASLSLAESWDNVGLLVEPSPPHTVSTLFLTNDLTEEVMQEALQRKADLILSYHPPIFRALKRITWKTWKERLVIQALEHRVGIYSPHTAYDAIPHGVNNWLAKGLGACTTVPLHPSMAPSYPTEGTHRVEFSVDHTEHLETILSSMRGIPEISSLITLPARAEGEEQTRVSLNCTQKALLEVVALLSRNSLLYHKTEIMLLQKPLLPHTGMGRLCTLSEPVSLSALTERIKNHLRLPYIRLALGMGKTLETKVKVAALCAGSGSSVLQGVEADLYLTGEMSHHEVLDAVAKGISVILCEHSNTERGFLSELRDMLATHLENKITIVVSERDRDPLQVI from the exons ATGCTGCTGTCCTGTGTGCACCTGATTCGCCGACCTCTCCAGTGCATCCAGCCTTTGCTTGTCTTGCCTTCACGCTCCTTCATGGATCTAAAAGCTCTAGTTTCCTCCTTGAATGACTTTGCTTCACTCTCTCTGGCTGAAAGCTGGGACAATGTAGGACTACTGGTAGAACCGAGCCCACCCCATACTGTGAGCACACTCTTCCTAACTAATGACCTTACAGAGGAAGTAATGCAGGAGGcattgcagaggaaggcagatcTTATCCTCTCTTACCACCCACCCATATTCCGAGCACTCAAGCGCATTACATGGAAAACCTGGAAAGAGCGTCTTGTGATCCAGGCTTTGGAACACAGAGTCGGCATTTACTCTCCACACACAGCATATGATGCCATACCTCATGGAGTCAATAACTGGCTAGCCAAAGGACTTG GTGCCTGTACCACTGTCCCACTACACCCATCAATGGCTCCCAGCTACCCAACTGAGGGCACTCACCGGGTGGAATTCAGTGTGGACCATACTGAGCACCTGGAGACAATCCTATCTAGCATGCGAGGGATCCCAGAGATTTCATCTCTCATTACTCTCCCTGCCAG GGCTGAAGGTGAGGAGCAGACACGAGTCAGTTTGAACTGCACCCAGAAGGCGCTGCTGGAGGTGGTGGCATTATTGTCACGGAACAGCCTTCTTTATCACAAGACTGAAATAATGTTATTACAGAAG CCTCTGCTTCCACATACTGGAATGGGACGCCTATGCACGCTGAGTGAGCCAGTCTCCCTGTCAGCCTTGACTGAACGAATCAAAAACCATCTAAGGCTGCCTTACATACGCCTGGCCCTGGGAATGGGGAAGACGTTAG AAACCAAAGTGAAGGTGGCTGCTCTgtgtgctggctctgggagcagcGTCCTGCAGGGTGTGGAAGCCGACCTCTATCTCACTG GAGAGATGTCCCACCATGAAGTACTGGATGCTGTTGCCAAAGGGATAAGTGTGATTCTGTGTGAGCACAGTAACACTGAGCGAGGCTTTCTGTCAGAGTTGCGAGATATGCTGGCTACACACTTAGAGAATAAGATCACTATTGTtgtgtcagagagagacagagaccctCTTCAGGTGATATAG